A region of the SAR324 cluster bacterium genome:
AGGAATGATTCCTGAACAACAGGCAATTCCACCATCTATCCCATCCGCAATCCCAGTTTTTTTTGGATGCTGTCTTTTCCTTTCCTGATTCTGTAGCCCTGAATGGTGCTAAACTTGCTTTTCCAGTCATAGACATTTGCGCTATGAATTTTTTTCGTGGAAAGGCATTATGAGAGTATTCCTTCAATTATTTTCAGCCATTGTGTTACTCATAACAGCAACCAGCGGGTGTTCAGACCGTGAATCTGAACCAGGTCCCCCCACGTTCAGTGTATCCCCCGAAGAAGAAACAGTTGCGGTTGGCACCGAAGTCACTTTCACTGTGACACAAAAAGCTGATCTTCTCTCTGGATGGACTCTGGCCTACGAATGGTGGACTCTGGATAATGTGTCCACTTGCCGTGGAAAAACCTGCGTCATCACTAAAACCACCGCACAAACTGTGACCCCCGTTTATCATGTCCGCATTTATGGAAAAGCATCCGGAAATCAAACCATGCAGATATTTCAGAACAATACCGAGGAAGAATATGACTGGGATGCGCCAACAGTTACCTTTGAATGAAACGAATTGATCAAAACTTATGAATAAAATACTGAAACACCACAATACAGCCCTTCAGTTGCCTCAAAGATTGGCCACAGCGGAAGCCATGCGACGCATGGATCAACGTGCCATTCAGGAGTTGGGAATTCCAGGGATGGTTCTCATGGAAAACGCGGCCAGAAGTGTGGCCGATTTCATGGTAAAATCTTATTTGCAGGACAATCCCGGTTTTAATGTCGTGGTGTGTTGTGGAAAAGGAAACAATGGTGGCGATGGTTTTGCCATTGCCAGAATTCTGGGAAACAGGGGATACCGGGTCAAAGTGGTCCTCACGGGTTCCCCCACTACCAGGGATGCTCAGTTGAATCTAAAACTCTGGGAACATTTTGGCGCGACTTTCAAATTTCCAGGCGAAGATTCACGACAACTCCTGCAGAATGCGGATATCGTCGTTGACGCGATTTTCGGGACAGGTCTCGAACGCCAGGTTGAAGGTGTTTACAAGGAATGGATCGAAGCGATCAATGAATCCAATGCCATAAAAATCGGAGTGGATATTCCCTCAGGGGTGAATTCAGATGATAGCAAAATCATGGGTATCGCTGTCAGGTGTGATCACACCATTTCCTTCCAAGTTGGCAAACAGGGTTGTTTTCAGCTTCCTGGGGCCTCCTATGCAGGAAACGTTGTCATCGCGGATATCTGTATTCCTGTTTTCTGGGAAGAACATGAAGAACCCGTATATTTAGCAACACTTCCCTTTGCAAAATCATTGGTTTTAAAACGTCCAGAGGATGCTCACAAAGGTTCCTTCGGGCACCTGTTGACAATTTGCGGGTCTGCCGGCATGGGTGGCGCGGCCGCTCTCAGCTCATTTTCCGCTCTAAAAAACGGGACAGGGCTTGTTTCTGCCTGTGTGCCACTCAGTTTGAGAGACCGTCTTCCCGGGAATTTCCCCGAAGTCATGACATTATCCAGAGAATCATCGGTTCCCCAATATTTTACAGGGGAGGATCTTGAATTTCTGAAAGAGGCGATTGTTTCCCGTGACGCGGTCTG
Encoded here:
- a CDS encoding NAD(P)H-hydrate dehydratase; this encodes MNKILKHHNTALQLPQRLATAEAMRRMDQRAIQELGIPGMVLMENAARSVADFMVKSYLQDNPGFNVVVCCGKGNNGGDGFAIARILGNRGYRVKVVLTGSPTTRDAQLNLKLWEHFGATFKFPGEDSRQLLQNADIVVDAIFGTGLERQVEGVYKEWIEAINESNAIKIGVDIPSGVNSDDSKIMGIAVRCDHTISFQVGKQGCFQLPGASYAGNVVIADICIPVFWEEHEEPVYLATLPFAKSLVLKRPEDAHKGSFGHLLTICGSAGMGGAAALSSFSALKNGTGLVSACVPLSLRDRLPGNFPEVMTLSRESSVPQYFTGEDLEFLKEAIVSRDAVCVGCGLGQQASTLQLIRDLVPQIKKPVVLDADGLNALAPLGDFSFETPVILTPHPKEFSRLCEATMAEIRDNRIQLVRQYSKRWNAILVLKGAHSVIGLPNGTVFINPTGNQGMATAGSGDVLTGIIGGLLAQGYEPENAAILGTFLHGLAGDLLLKHMHPACITAMSMLDGINLAWQVLADVS